One Pyrococcus furiosus DSM 3638 genomic region harbors:
- the pls gene encoding pyrolysin, which produces MNKKGLTVLFIAIMLLSVVPVHFVSAGTPPVSSENSTTSILPNQQVVTKEVSQAALNAIMKGQPNMVLIIKTKEGKLEEAKTELEKLGAEILDENRVLNMLLVKIKPEKVKELNYISSLEKAWLNREVKLSPPIVEKDVKTKEPSLEPKMYNSTWVINALQFIQEFGYDGSGVVVAVLDTGVDPNHPFLSITPDGRRKIIEWKDFTDEGFVDTSFSFSKVVNGTLIINTTFQVASGLTLNESTGLMEYVVKTVYVSNVTIGNITSANGIYHFGLLPERYFDLNFDGDQEDFYPVLLVNSTGNGYDIAYVDTDLDYDFTDEVPLGQYNVTYDVAVFSYYYGPLNYVLAEIDPNGEYAVFGWDGHGHGTHVAGTVAGYDSNNDAWDWLSMYSGEWEVFSRLYGWDYTNVTTDTVQGVAPGAQIMAIRVLRSDGRGSMWDIIEGMTYAATHGADVISMSLGGNAPYLDGTDPESVAVDELTEKYGVVFVIAAGNEGPGINIVGSPGVATKAITVGAAAVPINVGVYVSQALGYPDYYGFYYFPAYTNVRIAFFSSRGPRIDGEIKPNVVAPGYGIYSSLPMWIGGADFMSGTSMATPHVSGVVALLISGAKAEGIYYNPDIIKKVLESGATWLEGDPYTGQKYTELDQGHGLVNVTKSWEILKAINGTTLPIVDHWADKSYSDFAEYLGVDVIRGLYARNSIPDIVEWHIKYVGDTEYRTFEIYATEPWIKPFVSGSVILENNTEFVLRVKYDVEGLEPGLYVGRIIIDDPTTPVIEDEILNTIVIPEKFTPENNYTLTWYDINGPEMVTHHFFTVPEGVDVLYAMTTYWDYGLYRPDGMFVFPYQLDYLPAAVSNPMPGNWELVWTGFNFAPLYESGFLVRIYGVEITPSVWYINRTYLDTNTEFSIEFNITNIYAPINATLIPIGLGTYNASVESVGDGEFFIKGIEVPEGTAELKIRIGNPSVPNSDLDLYLYDSKGNLVALDGNPTAEEEVVVEYPKPGVYSIVVHGYSVRDENGNPTTTTFDLVVQMTLDNGNIKLDKDSIILGSNESVVVTANITIDRDHPTGVYSGIIEIRDNEVYQDTNTSIAKIPITLVIDKADFAVGLTPAEGVLGEARNYTLIVKHALTLEPVPNATVIIGNYTYLTDENGTVTFTYAPTKLGSDEITVIVKKENFNTLEKTFQITVSEPEITEEDINEPKLAMSSPEANATIVSVEMESEGGVKKTVTVEITINGTANETATIVVPVPKKAENIEVSGDHVISYSIEEGEYAKYVIITVKFASPVTVTVTYTIYAGPRVSILTLNFLGYSWYRLYSQKFDELYQKALELGVDNETLALALSYHEKAKEYYEKALELSEGNIIQYLGDIRLLPPLRQAYINEMKAVKILEKAIEELEGEE; this is translated from the coding sequence ATGAATAAGAAGGGACTTACTGTGCTATTTATAGCGATAATGCTCCTTTCAGTAGTTCCAGTGCACTTTGTGTCCGCAGGAACACCACCGGTTAGTTCAGAAAATTCAACAACTTCTATACTCCCTAACCAACAAGTTGTGACAAAAGAAGTTTCACAAGCGGCGCTTAATGCTATAATGAAAGGACAACCCAACATGGTTCTTATAATCAAGACTAAGGAAGGCAAACTTGAAGAGGCAAAAACCGAGCTTGAAAAGCTAGGTGCAGAGATTCTTGACGAAAATAGAGTTCTTAACATGTTGCTAGTTAAGATTAAGCCTGAGAAAGTTAAAGAGCTCAACTATATCTCATCTCTTGAAAAAGCCTGGCTTAACAGAGAAGTTAAGCTTTCCCCTCCAATTGTCGAAAAGGACGTCAAGACTAAGGAGCCCTCCCTAGAACCAAAAATGTATAACAGCACCTGGGTAATTAATGCTCTCCAGTTCATCCAGGAATTTGGATATGATGGTAGTGGTGTTGTTGTTGCAGTACTTGACACGGGAGTTGATCCGAACCATCCTTTCTTGAGCATAACTCCAGATGGACGCAGGAAAATTATAGAATGGAAGGATTTTACAGACGAGGGATTCGTGGATACATCATTCAGCTTTAGCAAGGTTGTAAATGGGACTCTTATAATTAACACAACATTCCAAGTGGCCTCAGGTCTCACGCTGAATGAATCGACAGGACTTATGGAATACGTTGTTAAGACTGTTTACGTGAGCAATGTGACCATTGGAAATATCACTTCTGCTAATGGCATCTATCACTTCGGCCTGCTCCCAGAAAGATACTTCGACTTAAACTTCGATGGTGATCAAGAGGACTTCTATCCTGTCTTATTAGTTAACTCCACTGGCAATGGTTATGACATTGCATATGTGGATACTGACCTTGACTACGACTTCACCGACGAAGTTCCACTTGGCCAGTACAACGTTACTTATGATGTTGCTGTTTTTAGCTACTACTACGGTCCTCTCAACTACGTGCTTGCAGAAATAGATCCTAACGGAGAATATGCAGTATTTGGGTGGGATGGTCACGGTCACGGAACTCACGTAGCTGGAACTGTTGCTGGTTACGACAGCAACAATGATGCTTGGGATTGGCTCAGTATGTACTCTGGTGAATGGGAAGTGTTCTCAAGACTCTATGGTTGGGATTATACGAACGTTACCACAGACACCGTGCAGGGTGTTGCTCCAGGTGCCCAAATAATGGCAATAAGAGTTCTTAGGAGTGATGGACGGGGTAGCATGTGGGATATTATAGAAGGTATGACATACGCAGCAACCCATGGTGCAGACGTTATAAGCATGAGTCTCGGTGGAAATGCTCCATACTTAGATGGTACTGATCCAGAAAGCGTTGCTGTGGATGAGCTTACCGAAAAGTACGGTGTTGTATTCGTAATAGCTGCAGGAAATGAAGGTCCTGGCATTAACATCGTTGGAAGTCCTGGTGTTGCAACAAAGGCAATAACTGTTGGAGCTGCTGCAGTGCCCATTAACGTTGGAGTTTATGTTTCCCAAGCACTTGGATATCCTGATTACTATGGATTCTATTACTTCCCCGCCTACACAAACGTTAGAATAGCATTCTTCTCAAGCAGAGGGCCGAGAATAGATGGTGAAATAAAACCCAATGTAGTGGCTCCAGGTTACGGAATTTACTCATCCCTGCCGATGTGGATTGGCGGAGCTGACTTCATGTCTGGAACTTCGATGGCTACTCCACATGTCAGCGGTGTCGTTGCACTCCTCATAAGCGGGGCAAAGGCCGAGGGAATATACTACAATCCAGATATAATTAAGAAGGTTCTTGAGAGCGGTGCAACCTGGCTTGAGGGAGATCCATATACTGGGCAGAAGTACACTGAGCTTGACCAAGGTCATGGTCTTGTTAACGTTACCAAGTCCTGGGAAATCCTTAAGGCTATAAACGGCACCACTCTCCCAATTGTTGATCACTGGGCAGACAAGTCCTACAGCGACTTTGCGGAGTACTTGGGTGTGGACGTTATAAGAGGTCTCTACGCAAGGAACTCTATACCTGACATTGTCGAGTGGCACATTAAGTACGTAGGGGACACGGAGTACAGAACTTTTGAGATCTATGCAACTGAGCCATGGATTAAGCCTTTTGTCAGTGGAAGTGTAATTCTAGAGAACAATACCGAGTTTGTCCTTAGGGTGAAATATGATGTAGAGGGTCTTGAGCCAGGTCTCTATGTTGGAAGGATAATCATTGATGATCCAACAACGCCAGTTATTGAAGACGAGATCTTGAACACAATTGTTATTCCCGAGAAGTTCACTCCTGAGAACAATTACACCCTCACCTGGTATGATATTAATGGTCCAGAAATGGTGACTCACCACTTCTTCACTGTGCCTGAGGGAGTGGACGTTCTCTACGCGATGACCACATACTGGGACTACGGTCTGTACAGACCAGATGGAATGTTTGTGTTCCCATACCAGCTAGATTATCTTCCCGCTGCAGTCTCAAATCCAATGCCTGGAAACTGGGAGCTAGTATGGACTGGATTTAACTTTGCACCCCTCTATGAGTCGGGCTTCCTTGTAAGGATTTACGGAGTAGAGATAACTCCAAGCGTTTGGTACATTAACAGGACATACCTTGACACTAACACTGAATTCTCAATTGAATTCAATATTACTAACATCTATGCCCCAATTAATGCAACTCTAATCCCCATTGGCCTTGGAACCTACAATGCGAGCGTTGAAAGCGTTGGTGATGGAGAGTTCTTCATAAAGGGCATTGAAGTTCCTGAAGGCACCGCAGAGTTGAAGATTAGGATAGGCAACCCAAGTGTTCCGAATTCAGATCTAGACTTGTACCTTTATGACAGTAAAGGCAATTTAGTGGCCTTAGATGGAAACCCAACAGCAGAAGAAGAGGTTGTAGTTGAGTATCCTAAGCCTGGAGTTTATTCAATAGTAGTACATGGTTACAGCGTCAGGGACGAAAATGGTAATCCAACGACAACCACCTTTGACTTAGTTGTTCAAATGACCCTTGATAATGGAAACATAAAGCTTGACAAAGACTCGATTATTCTTGGAAGCAATGAAAGCGTAGTTGTAACTGCAAACATAACAATTGATAGAGATCATCCTACAGGAGTATACTCTGGTATCATAGAGATTAGAGATAATGAGGTCTACCAGGATACAAATACTTCAATTGCGAAAATACCCATAACTTTGGTAATTGACAAGGCGGACTTTGCCGTTGGTCTCACACCAGCAGAGGGAGTACTTGGAGAGGCTAGAAATTACACTCTAATTGTAAAGCATGCCCTAACACTAGAGCCTGTGCCAAATGCTACAGTGATTATAGGAAACTACACCTACCTCACAGACGAAAACGGTACAGTGACATTCACGTATGCTCCAACTAAGTTAGGCAGTGATGAAATCACAGTCATAGTTAAGAAAGAGAACTTCAACACATTAGAGAAGACCTTCCAAATCACAGTATCAGAGCCTGAAATAACTGAAGAGGACATAAATGAGCCCAAGCTTGCAATGTCATCACCAGAAGCAAATGCTACCATAGTATCAGTTGAGATGGAGAGTGAGGGTGGCGTTAAAAAGACAGTGACAGTGGAAATAACTATAAACGGAACCGCTAATGAGACTGCAACAATAGTGGTTCCTGTTCCTAAGAAGGCCGAAAACATCGAGGTAAGTGGAGACCACGTAATTTCCTATAGTATAGAGGAAGGAGAGTACGCCAAGTACGTTATAATTACAGTGAAGTTTGCATCACCTGTAACAGTAACTGTTACTTACACTATCTATGCTGGCCCAAGAGTCTCAATCTTGACACTTAACTTCCTTGGCTACTCATGGTACAGACTATATTCACAGAAGTTTGACGAATTGTACCAAAAGGCCCTTGAATTGGGAGTGGACAACGAGACATTAGCTTTAGCCCT